In the Corynebacterium anserum genome, CGAGGGTCAACATAGGTTCAATAGCGAGCACAGACCCTTCCTGGATGATCGGTCCGCGCCCCGGTTTGCCCTCATTGGCAAGAAATGGATCCTCATGCATAGTCCGGCCGATACCGTGACCGCCATAACCATCCACGATGTACAGATCGATACCAAACTTTTCTTCGGCTTTACGTGTCGCTTCCTCGAGTGCCCATGACACATCTGTCAGCCGGTTGCCCGGCACCATTGCTTTCAGTCCTTGATAGAGAACCCACTCGGTAGCTTCATTGAGTTTGCGCACGTCATCGTCAATCCGCCCGATGCCAAAGCTCCACGCACTGTCCCCGACCCACCCCTTATAGGTCGCACCGCAGTCAATAGAGACCAAGTCCCCTTCCTTGAGCACGACCTCTTTGGAGGGGATACCGTGAACAATCATGTCATTAACACTGGAGCAGATGGACCCCGGAAAGCCCTGATAGCCCTTAAAGGTCGGCACGGCACCGGCACTGCGTATAGTCTCCTCGGCAACTGTGTCCAGATCCAATGTGGTGACGCCAGGCTTTGCTGCTTCCCGCACCGCCTGCAATGCACGTCCGACAATCTCGCCGGCAGCCTGCATCGCATCCAACTGTTCTGGGGTTTTTGCGGCAATAGCCTTGTTCTTCTTGCGAAAGCCCATGGGTGGCGCGCTCTTTTCTCTCTTAAGGTGTTCAGTTTTTTAGTAAGTGATTAACCGCAGGTGTATTCGTAGGTAGTAGTCGTACACATCCCAGTGGCCTTGCCATCACGACTGCAGACACAGCGCTCTATCTCCTCCGGGTCAGGTGCCATCACCACCGCGGATAGAATACTCGTTCTCAACGAGGTCAGATGTCCTCAGTGCCGCTGTTCGCTCTGCAAGGATTGGGCCTTGTTAACGGACTGGCTTTCGCCAAAGAAAACACGCCCGCCACCTCCCCCATATTCACGATAGGGGTGTGGCGGGCGCGGCTGCACAAAAGTATTTGCCCACACCAATGCACGATGTGCACCGGGGCGGTACAGTGTGCTCTTATCCAGCACGACGTTTACTTATCCAGCGCGTCCAAAGTAGTGGTGGAAATATCTTCCACAGTTCCTTCGGCATCAATGTTCACCAGAATGTCCTGGTAGTGCTCGATCAAAGGAGCGGTTTCCGTACGGTAGACCTCGAGGCGGGTGCGGATGGTCTCTTCGTTGTCATCGTTACGGCCGCGGGCTAGCATGCGGTCGACGACGACATCCTCAGACACTACGTAGTTGACCACCGCATCCAGCTTGGTGCCGTCGTCTTGCAGCATCTTCTCCAGCAGCTCAGCCTGCTCAATGGTGCGTGGGAAGCCGTCGAGAAGGAAACCATTGCGGGCGTCCTCCTGATTAAGGCGATCGCGAACCATGTTAGCGGTCACCTCGGTCGGCACCAGCTTGCCGGCGTCCATGTACTCCTGAGCCTGCTTGCCCAGGTCGGTGCCATTGGAAATGTTCGCACGGAACAAATCACCCGTGGAGATGTGTGGAATCTTCAGTGCGTCAGACAGCAGGGAAGCCTGGGTACCCTTACCAGCACCCGGAGGGCCGAGGAGAACTAGTCTCATTTGAGGAATCCTTCGTAGTTAGCTTGCATGAGCTGGGACTCGATCTGCTTCACGGTGGTCAGAGCCACAGAAACAAGGATCAAGATAGCCGTGCCACCGAACGGCATAGAACCGTTTGCAGCATTAGTAGCCTGTATACCCATGTTAATCAGGATATTAGGCAAGATGGCAATCAGTCCCAAGTAGATGGAGCCGACGACCAGCAAGCGGTTCATCACATAGCCCAAATACTCCGCGGTAGGACGCCCCGGACGAATACCCGGGATGAAGCCGCCGTACTTCTTCATGTTGTCAGCCTGGTCGTTGGGATCATATTGAACTGAGACGTAGAAGAAAGAGAAGAAGATGATCAGGATCAGGTAAATGATGATGTACTGCCAAGAAGAGGGGTTCTGCAGCACACTCATAACATTACGGTTCCACCAGTTATCTGCTGTAGGAGTGGGGTTGCTGGACTGAATGATCTGGGTAATCAGAATAGGAACAGTCAACAGCGAAGACGCGAAGATCACGGGAATCACGCCAGCCTGGTTCACCTTCAGAGGCAAGTAAGTGGACGTCTCACCGTACTGGCGTCGGCCAATCATACGCTTTGCGTACTGCACAGGAATTCGGCGCTGACCTTGTTCGATGAAGACCACGCCGATTACCAACAGCAATACGCCAACAATAACGGCACCAAATACGAAACCCGACGAGTTCTGGAAGATCGACATACCTTCCGCTGGAAGCATCGTGGCGATACCCGCGGTAATCAACAAAGACATACCGTTACCGACGCCGCGATCAGTAATCAACTCACCAAGCCACATCAGAAGCACGGCGCCAGAGGTCATGATCAGGACCATCGTCACGAGGCCGAAAATCCCAACATCACCCTTAAGCACAGGAATCCCCTGACCCAAAAGTTGTTCTCTATCAGCCAGAGCCACAATGCCGGAAGATTGCAACAGAGCCAGGGCAACCGTTAGATAACGGGTGTACTCCGTCATCTTCGCCTGGCCAGATTGTCCCTCCTTCTTCAGCTGCTCAAACTTCGGGATCACCACGGTCAGCAGCTGCACAATGATGGACGCCGTAATGTACGGCATAATCCCCACCGCGAAAATCGACAGCTTAAGCAGCGCTCCACCCGAAAACAGATTGATCAGGGAGTACACGGCCGACTGGCTAGTGAGATCTTCAATCTGATGAGTAATAGCAGCGTAATCCACACCAGGCGTAGGAATCTGGGCGCCGATGCGGTAAAGGATGACCATCGCAATAGTGAAGAGAATCTTCTTGCGGAGATCAACGTTTTTGAACGCCGAGACGATGGCAGACAAACTAGCCTCCTGATTTGGGTTCCAGCCACAGCCGTGGCAGTTGAGAAACTCTAATTCATGTCAGCTGTGGACTGATACATAACCACCGAATCCTATCAGCACGGGGAGCCTACCGAAAACTGTGACTCCCGGCAGAGTCCGCAATAATCAGCTTTCGCAATCTCCTGGCTGATTTACCATTCAGCAATTTCTGTACCCTCTACAACTCTATTTTCCACTCTTTAGCACACTACTTCGCTCTCTCTGCAGCTCTGTTTCCCGCTCTCTTTCCTGCTCTCTATAGCTCTACTACCCGGTCCGCCGCCGCTTGCGTCGAGGGTCGATGTGTCACAATCATGACCGCTGTTCCTTCAGAGGCCATCCTCCTCACAGTGGAAAGAATAAGTTCTTCCGTAGCGTTATCGAGGTGCGCCGATGTCTCATCGAGCAAAAGTACTCGGGGTCGAACGAGAAGCGCACGCGCTACTCCCAAACGAGTGCGCTGTCCACCGGAGAGACCTTGTGTACGGCTGCCCACCTCCCGATCAAGAGAGAAATCTTCCAGCCCCGCCGCAGTTAGAGCCTGCCGCATCTCGCTAGCAGTTGCCTCTGGGCATGCCAAAAGAAGATTATCTTCTATCGTCCCGTTGAACGTCTGCACTTCCTGCGGCACGACAGCCACTGCCTGACGTAAAGAAACGTCAGGCAACCTCCGAACATCAACTCCGAAGATTCGCACAACACCGTCATCGGGGTCATAGAGGCGCTGTGCCAATGCGATGCAGGTCGTCTTTCCACGCCCCGATGCCCCCGTAAGAGCAAGTATCTCACCCGGTGCGACCTCTAGACACACGTCGTTTAACACGGGATGCACCCCATCCCAAGAAAAATGCACATGTTCAAGACAAAGCGCAGCAAGTCCGGAAGTGGCCATACGCTCCCTAGTCTCACCAACAGATGAGCTACGACACGGCGCACTGACTGAAGGCAATGATCTTGAAGGCAGTGACTCCGCATCTTCGGACGATGGCTCCTGCGTTTCTGCAGGAGTATTCATGATATTCAGTACCCGCTCCCCGGCTTCACGTATCGCTCCGGCCTGCAATAACACTGTACTCAGCAGCGCAGGAGCCGCGAGCGTAGCGCCAGACAGCCCCACAATAACCGGAGCTAAAGAGGCATCAATGTGGGTGAGATACACGACCAACAGTGATCCCACCGATGCCAAAGCAATGATCGATGTGGTGAGCGCCTGTTCAACTCCCTCCCGAATGGACGCTCGGATCCGCTGACGTGTAAGTGCCTCCGTGTGCTCATCAACGTCGGCAAGGGCCGCATCGAGAGCATTGGCGTAAATCAGATCGGGCATGCCATCTACAACATCCACGATGTCAGAGCCCAACGCTCCGAGCTCCTCGCGCTGTTGCGCAGCTTGGCGTTGTGCCCAACGATGCACAATCCACGGGACCGCAAGGATCAGAACAATGGCCGGGAGCAGCACGGCAATCATCCAGGGAACCAGTACGCCCAGACCAATCACACCGGTGAGTGTGGCAATACTTACCGTGAGAACCTGTGCAGCAATATGAGCAAAAAACCACTCTAATTGTTCAATATCTCCCACCGCGGTCGTGACAAGGTCACCACTGCGCCCAGTACGCCGACGCGGTGGAAGAATGCGAGTGAGCTTTCTAAACAAGGCCGTGCGCAACTCCGCCAACACACGATAAGCCAGGTCATGGGCAACATACATCTCCCACCACGTGCCTAATCCCGCGCCGAGCACACACATCGCGAGTAACCACCCCCATCGGCCAAGGTCAGGGTCCTGCCCAGTGACCGCGCGCCCAATGATGAGCCCACTCACTGAGGTAGCTCCGGCGGCAGACAGCAGCTGGACGGCGCCCGCCACAACCGTGGCGATGAAAATCCCGCGAGAGCCCTTCAATGCGGGGAGAAAACCCCGGAGAAAACTGCCGAGCGTCATCTGTTCTCCTTATACTTCCGTGACTGCTGCGTTGAGGGACGCTGTGTTGAGCGCAGCGAGGTCGATAACTCGATCCACTGCGGCCAACTCGGCCGTACCATGCGTCACGACGACAATGGTGTGACTCCCTCGTAGCCCAGCGATAGTGTGGCTAATGTGACGAGCTGTGGATTCATCCAGGTGTGACGTCGCTTCGTCAAAAATGAGTACGGGCGTACCGCGGTAAAGCGCTCGGGCAACAGCGACCCTTTGCCTTTGTCCCCCGGATAACCGCGACCCATTGTCGCTGAGTTCCACATCAAGGAGGTCGAGGGGTAAGCCGGCGTCTTTGGCTGCCCGACGCACTCGCACCTCATCGATGTCTTCCCCTTCAGGCGTACCCAGAGCGATATTTCGCGCTACGGTCCCGGAAAACAAGAAGCAATCCTGACTGACGACACCCACGGTTTCCCGCACTCGTGCCAAAGGGATGTCGCGAAGGTCGGTGCCGTCGAAAGTCACTGTCCCAGTAGTGGGATCAAGAGTGCGCGTTATTAGCCGCTGGATCGTTGTCTTGCCACAACCCGATGGGCCAACGAGTGCCACTGCCTCTCCTGAGTGAACAATGAGGTCATCGAGCTGGACAGCTGGGGAATCTGCACCGGGATAGATGTAGCTCACGGAAGTCACAGCGATCGTCGGCGGTGCTACGTCAGTCCATCGCATCTCCTTGTGGCCTTCATCCGGCACGGGCGGGACGGGGCGCAAGATGGCGTCGAGCCCATCGGCCGCCGTAATTCCCAGGTAGCCAGCGTGCCAGGCCTTAGCGAGTTCTTGGACGGGGCGGAAACATTCGGCAGCCAGCATCAGCACCAGGAATAGAGTGCTGGCCATCCCCGGGTCAGCACCAAAACGCTCGACGGCCAACACCGCCGCCAGCGCAACACCAGCTTGTGTCCCCAACGCAATGAAGCCTGTGGATACCAAGGAAATTTTTAGCGAACTCATCGTGGAGCGGTAAAGCCCCCACGTACGACCGTCGAGTGCCAACTGACGGCGCTGTGTAGCGCCGAGGCTGCGCAGCGTTTCCATCTGCTGCATGGACTCCAGGTAATCAGCCGACAGGTCAGCATAAGCAGCCCACCGCTGCCGACCAGCATCCAAGAGTTTCGAGTCAAAACGTTGCGGAACCACGAAAGCAATGATGATGCACACCGCCACCGCCAAAGCTGACCAGGGACTTAAATTAGCCATCCAGATCAGCAACACCGGGGGCACCGTCGCAGTGACGAGTAGCTGGGGAAGGTAGCCGGAATAGTAGGGATCGAGACCATCAACGCCCTCAATCAAGGTCGAGCGCACCACCCCGGCGCGCTGCCCGGACATGAAGGCTGGCCCGAGGTCGGCCACCTTCTTCACCAGCATTCCTCGCAGATGGCGCCGGGCGCGCATACCAAGAGCCACGGTAAGCGCCTGACGAGCGATCATAAAACCAGCACGGAGAAGCACCACCCCCGCAGCCGCGCCAAGACATAGAAGGAGACGGGAGCGATCGTTATCCACGAGAGCATTCATGCCATGTGCAACAAGAACAGCTTGAGCAATCCAGGTACCAGTGACGATGTACGACATGAGTGCGCATCCCGCAATAGGCCACCACACGTGGCCAGCAAGGCTGAGCAAGCGGCGGTTAATCACTGTCTGATTCTCCTTACAGTCCTCGGCGCTGAATGCGCTCTGTTTGTGGTCGGTCTTTTTGTGGTTTCAAGGGACGCGGTACCTGCGTTGCGTCATGTTCCCTGGGGCCTATGGCTAAAGCATGACTGATCAGGGCGGGTTCTCTATGCACTGCCGTACCTACATCTGCTCCAACCCATCCGGCAATTGGCCGAGAAGCGAATCCGTAGCGGGTACACAGCATGTGGGCACAGTGAATTCTTCGCCCTGCTTCCAGCAGGTTTATTGCTGCCTCGCGATTCGTCAGCCATTCCACCGGCGCGGTGGTAGTGACGATTCCCCCTGCCGTGGAAACCATCTCTTGGTCCCCACACCATTGGCTCAGCATCTCACGCGCGTCTCCTGCTGCTGCGGGTTCAGGCCCACCAGAAGTGATTGACCACAGTCCGTCAGGGGAGAGCTGCTGTATTACTGATCCCACTGGGAGAACGGGTGCGAGAGCCTCAAGCAGCCACAAGGGTACTGGCGGACAGGGGGAATTCCACTGTCCTGACTGTCGGCGGGCACTATCTTCTGTGCTGATGAGGGCGATCGCCTGGGCTAAAGCTGGGTCGTGCCCCAGAGGAGGAAGCTCTATACCTCGCGACAGCGCATAGCTGCCCCGTGGGGGGCAATAACTCTCTCCTTGGCAGCCGCCCAATGCCGCTGCCAGGATTTCTCCTGTGGGATCGGGCGTAGTGGGTTCATTATGTACGACGCATACATCCTCACCGACAGGACCTGCCCAAGCTAAAGCGGGTCGGGGCATTGGTGAAGCAAAGTGCATGTGGATCTGCGGCGCGGCGTTCATAGAGGCCGGTGGAGTAACCTCCACGCTCTCCAGACGGCATTCGTTCAGCCCTGCGTGGATCTCCAGTGCAGCTAAGGCATGTCCGGCGTCGAGTAAAGAACTTATCCACCCACGGTGACCGTACTTGGCAGATGTGACCCACCACCGCAACGCCAACGTGAGCGTCTCGGGGTGGATGTCCACCACCGCTATCGGGTAAAGACCGCCGGCCGAAGGGATTCTTCTATGCCGCCGACCCCCGTGCACGGTCGTTCCGAGGGCCCCATTGAGAATGCTGTCCCCTGGCACGGGCTTCCACCATGACGGGCGAGGTACAGCAGCCGGAGGGGAAAACCCGCACGTCGGGTCATTTGCGTCACGCCACGCCTCGTTGACAATGTGTGTCGTTGAAGTCACGGTAAGACCTCCTTACATGTGTGGCATGGGGACTAGGACAAGCTCATGAAGGCCCACTCTGAACGCATGGTGCCCTGGGACATGATGTTCTGCGGCATGGGGCACCTGTACGCTCGTGCTGAGGGCGTCATTTTCTGCTGAGCCTTTCCCGGAAGTCTCATTCTCAAAACACGTATCCCTCTGCCCGTTGACATAGTCAAGGTATTCCGCCCAGCGGGGCGTCTCAGTCGTCGGAAATGCAGGTGGAAAATTAGGCAACAAACGCGGTGTGCAGACGCGCACCACTCGGAGACCGGACAAGGCAATGTCTGCTGTAGTGACATCGACAACGGCGACGCGGTTCGCAGGATCATCACGATAGCGATCCCACACATCCTCCGCATTCACCGCGGGCACTGTGGAAATATCAACGAGCTCACTGTCTGGACGGAAGCGCTCCAAATATGGATGCAGGCGCTCATCCAACCACAGCTGAGCCTGACATGCGAGGTCACGCACGTTAACGAAGTTCTCCCCCGCATCGTCGAGATAACGGCCATCGGCACGGAAGGGAAAATACGCGCGTGGGGACACCACGCCCTGCCGGATTGCCTTATAGCCCCCACCATCAGGTTCTTTGACTCCCAACACGCCCGTCCACACCTGGAAAGCCTCCGAGAGTGCTTTCCACACCGCACGTATGGGATCACCATGACAACTAAAACCTGCTCCCGGGATGCGCAGTTCAGGGTGCCATACCAGCGCCGACACCACCGGAATGCCCAGTGGACTAGGCAGAAGGAGGAGATGGATGTGGAAGGGCGTAGGCTCCATCACCGCTTTTAGCCCTGGTACGGATGCCGGGTTGAGGGGAGTTGCCTTGAGTCCTAGTGACCACCATGCTGTTGTGGCATCGCGTTCCACACACTCAGTAAAGCCCGATAGCTCGGCAAACCGCAGTGTGGGACCGGCAGCAATCCCTGCATAGGCTATATGGTGTGTCCGGGGTTCGCTGCGGCGTGAGCCCTGATTCCAGTTGAGGTAGACGCGGGAACCCGGAACGAGAATGGGTCGACCATATGCACCTCTGCCCTGTGCCCAGAGGATGGGCATATCAGGATCTTCGGAATCAAAGGGCCCATGAGGCTTACGGCGCTCTGGTGGTAGACCGGGGAATTCCGCGGGACTGATGGCGTTAATACCGCTTTCACGCAGTTCCCGGATACTAGCTCGGCGCAAAGTAGAGGGTATGTTGTTGCCGCAATAGCGCTCAACCGCCTCACCAATCGCCGGATCGTACAACTCACGGGGGTCACTGAAACCCGAAGCACCGGCGATCTTATCGGCCAGCCATGTAGAAAATTGCCGTGGATCGGAGACCTCCGAGACGACGCAGTGAAACTCCTTCGGAATATCTGAATGCAACGGCATGGGATGCAACTCGCGAATGATTCCGCAAATGGGATCAACCAAAAGGCTGCGAGGATCGGGAGTCGTTGCTTCCAGTTCGGGCTCCTCCAGCACAGGAATGTCAAGAACTACCCGATTGACCCAACACTTCTGCCCCGGGGATACCTCATGGACAGGAAAATCATGTGAGGTGAATTGTATGAGCAATTCATCGGCAGCTCCGATGTGCACACTCAGCACTGGGAAAACTATCGTCATCTCGCCGGAGACGCGGCGCACACCAGCTGTCGCCGCCCAACGCGTGTCTCTTCCGGTACGAATCAGCAGGTGGGCGAAAGTGTCACCGTGACTATCGCCTGCCGACAGTGACTGTGACTGTTCTTCCACGTCTCCCCACAGATGTACGCGGAGAGTCCCGGCAACCGTCAGCGGCCCCCGCACGTCAACGACAAGTACTGACTGGTCAGGGCGGCTGAACACAGCATCAGTGTTTCCTGCTCCCCTACCGCTTACTTTTTCAACCGGGCACAGCCATGAGGGAAATGGCTGCTGTGAATCGCTAGTCCAGGACGCTGTCCCATGGGCGTGTGCTCGGACTATCCGTTGGGCAACCTGCTGATGTGAGCCATGAGCGTGCTCTTCCATGCGTACCCAGGTTCCTTGGGTTTTCTCTAGCACTGGTTGGTTTTCATTCGGTATTAGTTCCGAGCTGGCGATGGTGGCGTCGTTCTGCTTCTCCGCATTAACCTCATAGTAAAGAGCACGCGATGGAACGGCACCGCGGAGAACCTCAGCACACCAAGCGGAGACGATGGCTCCTGGGTCGGTGGCTTTTGCGCCAGATCGGCGTCGTAAGCTGTGATCCCATTGCCCTATGTAGCACTGGGCTGGACCCGGCCAGCGTAAAAAGGTGTGCTGTGCTTCTGCAGCAAACCCATCATCCACTCCTGAGACCACGAGCAAGGGGATTTCGCTTGCGCGAGCCGGCAGTGACCATGCGTGGGCTGAGTTGGTGGGCTGTGGCCATGGAGCGGGAGCTCGCCACTGGAGAAGCTCCTCACCCATGTCCTGAGCGAACTGTCGCGGTTCTATTCCTCGCGGACCTGTACCGCGTCCCGGTACGTTATTCCACCACCACCATGCCGGAGAAAGCAGGGGGGTAACCCCTCCGTTTTCCGTCGTGGCGGATGTGCTGTCCCAGCATGGTACGAGCGCCATGATGCCGGCCACTGGGCGAACATGACTGAGTGCCAGTGCACAATGCGCCGCATAAGATCCCCCATAAGCAATGATTCGGCCATCGCAGTCAGGCAGTGTCAGCAGGTGGTCAAATGTTGCGGCTCCGTCTTCCTGTTCGTGTTGATAAGGCTCAAACTCACCGGTAGAGGCCCCACGTCCACGCACGTCCTGCACTGCGACATTGAGCCCGCGGCGCACCCATCCATGGGCTTCGTGCTCGTGATGGTGTGCTCTATAAGGAGTGCGTAGAAGTAGAATTGGCCGAGGATTCCGCTGCCCATCGGGCTTAGTGTGCTCTAACGGGGCTGTATACAAAGTTGTCGCTAGCGCGGCGTTGCCGACGGTGATGGTGAACTCAACCCGTCGCACATCATCAGTAGAAGGTGACATCACCGGGTGCCCGCCTTTCGACTAGGATCTCCGTACTCTTCGCATTCGGGTTTGACGAGAGCTTCCTCGCATTCGGGTGCGAGAAGAAAGTCCTCACACTCGGGAATGGGGAACACGGGATGGGTTGTGGTTTCCATCGTGTCGAGTTGCACTCGCGTCAACCACCCGTATGTCATGGACGGTTGAGGAGCTGTGGTGTGAGCCGTGTGACGAATGGCTGCGTACGTGGTCTCAATGATCCGCTGCACCAGAGCTGTTATTGCCACTTCTCCCTCATGGACATGCAGATGAGTTAATACTGATGGTCCGCGCAGGAGCGTGGGAGCAGTGTCGAGCTCTGGGTGTTCCGCCGCTGCACGTAAGCGAGCCTGCGTCATTGCATGTCCGGGTTGGCCTGCTCCCATAGAAACAGGTTCGATAAGCAGGTTGTTTCCATCGGCATAAGCACGTACCCAGACTGTGTGCGGTTGGTGAATCCAGTGCTGATCCATCTCTATCCACTGGGTGCCGGGGTGTTCGTCACTGACGGCCGCAATGATCATTGGGGATTGGCTGTGCGACGACGCCACTCGGCCCCGCAATGCATCAGCAAGAAGTCCGGTACCGATGACCGACCACTGGCCATTGTCAGATTCATCGCCGTAAGGGTCATCTTTACGGGCAAGCTGTTCCTCGACGTTATGAGGAAGGCATTCCTCGCCGGTCAGAGCATGCAGATCGAGGCCATGGTGACTGTCTGTGAGTGGATAATGTTTCGTCTGTGCCTTCTGTTCAGCTCCAGCGTCTAGTGCATAGAACGGATGCACATGCTGTGACAAGCACGCCGGATCATGGCGTACGAGTGCTTCTCCGAGATCACCTGGTTGGTACACGTAGGGAAGCTTGAACGGGTCCACGGTGTACCACCGATGGTCAGAGGTTCGGAAGCGCAGCGCGCCGTCGTGGCATGATAGCAGGGTACCCGGGGGGAGAAGTTCATGGATGGGTACCGAAGTGGAAGAAAGGCTCATGGTGTAAAAATCGCTGGCGATGACGTGTGCCCGTGGGGTTGCCCACCGATGATCGGATGCGGTGGCGTCGGCAAAGGACAAGAAGAGGTCTCGTGACGTAGTGAAGGGGTGGGTGCACAGCGCTATGTCAGACACTGAAGAAACACGCTGTGCACCACTCAACGGCGATTCTTGCCGCTGGGTCGCTTCTCAAGGTGTGGTTGAACTAGTCCTCGTCGGCGAACAGATCTTCAACAAGTGCGTGGCAGCAGCAGGCGTGGGACACGCTGATGGAGCTACGACCCTCAGCTGGCTCGAAAGCATCCAGTGCATCAAATGCGACATTCTCCATGTAGAATATTCCTTTCGGTAAGAGCACCCACAGTGGGTGCTGAGTGTCACCGTTTCCGAATAGAAACAGCGTGCGCACTAAGCGCTATTGAACATTATTTTCATTTTGATAATTGTGTGTACCCCCTTTTTCTGTGAGAGTTATCACACAATTCTCTGCGCTCAGCTTCCCACCTTCTATTCCCCCTCCTATCCGCTGGCCTCGCCGACGCACTCCGCTTGTCCTACAATCTCCAAGGTTTGCTGCCTGGTAACCCGAGCTTCCAGATGAAAGACACGGCGCAAAAGATCAGGCGTGAGGACCTCGGACGTCTTGCCATCTGCAACGAGATGCCCATTGTGCACCACCACCACGCGCTTAGCCCATCGCACAGCCAGATCGAGCTCATGTAAAACCGCAACAACTCCGAGTTTCTGCTCTTCGGCGACATGGCTGACGGTATCGAGCATGTCGAACTGATGGTGAATATCCAGATGAGCAAGAGGTTCATCAAGGAGTAGGAGGGGAGCGTGCTGGCGCAAGGCGAGAGCGAGACGCACCCGCTGCCGTTCGCCACCCGATAAGCTATCCACGTCTCGGTCTGCGAAAACCTCCACTCCCGCAGCGACGAGGCAAGCAACCGTGTCCTCATCTTTTCCCGAGGTATGACGCAGCATCCCCCACACCCCGGATTCTGCAAATCGACCCTGAGCTACGAGCTCACGGACGCTAATTCCCGGAACAGGTGGCAACACCTGAGGCATCAACGTCACTTT is a window encoding:
- a CDS encoding ABC transporter ATP-binding protein, translating into MSFRYPKAPTATVEGVNVRIDPGERCAIIGPNGSGKSTLLSLLAGLNMPEEGSVHLQGVDTRTMGRRECARKVTLMPQVLPPVPGISVRELVAQGRFAESGVWGMLRHTSGKDEDTVACLVAAGVEVFADRDVDSLSGGERQRVRLALALRQHAPLLLLDEPLAHLDIHHQFDMLDTVSHVAEEQKLGVVAVLHELDLAVRWAKRVVVVHNGHLVADGKTSEVLTPDLLRRVFHLEARVTRQQTLEIVGQAECVGEASG
- a CDS encoding CocE/NonD family hydrolase; the encoded protein is MSPSTDDVRRVEFTITVGNAALATTLYTAPLEHTKPDGQRNPRPILLLRTPYRAHHHEHEAHGWVRRGLNVAVQDVRGRGASTGEFEPYQHEQEDGAATFDHLLTLPDCDGRIIAYGGSYAAHCALALSHVRPVAGIMALVPCWDSTSATTENGGVTPLLSPAWWWWNNVPGRGTGPRGIEPRQFAQDMGEELLQWRAPAPWPQPTNSAHAWSLPARASEIPLLVVSGVDDGFAAEAQHTFLRWPGPAQCYIGQWDHSLRRRSGAKATDPGAIVSAWCAEVLRGAVPSRALYYEVNAEKQNDATIASSELIPNENQPVLEKTQGTWVRMEEHAHGSHQQVAQRIVRAHAHGTASWTSDSQQPFPSWLCPVEKVSGRGAGNTDAVFSRPDQSVLVVDVRGPLTVAGTLRVHLWGDVEEQSQSLSAGDSHGDTFAHLLIRTGRDTRWAATAGVRRVSGEMTIVFPVLSVHIGAADELLIQFTSHDFPVHEVSPGQKCWVNRVVLDIPVLEEPELEATTPDPRSLLVDPICGIIRELHPMPLHSDIPKEFHCVVSEVSDPRQFSTWLADKIAGASGFSDPRELYDPAIGEAVERYCGNNIPSTLRRASIRELRESGINAISPAEFPGLPPERRKPHGPFDSEDPDMPILWAQGRGAYGRPILVPGSRVYLNWNQGSRRSEPRTHHIAYAGIAAGPTLRFAELSGFTECVERDATTAWWSLGLKATPLNPASVPGLKAVMEPTPFHIHLLLLPSPLGIPVVSALVWHPELRIPGAGFSCHGDPIRAVWKALSEAFQVWTGVLGVKEPDGGGYKAIRQGVVSPRAYFPFRADGRYLDDAGENFVNVRDLACQAQLWLDERLHPYLERFRPDSELVDISTVPAVNAEDVWDRYRDDPANRVAVVDVTTADIALSGLRVVRVCTPRLLPNFPPAFPTTETPRWAEYLDYVNGQRDTCFENETSGKGSAENDALSTSVQVPHAAEHHVPGHHAFRVGLHELVLVPMPHM